The Erpetoichthys calabaricus chromosome 5, fErpCal1.3, whole genome shotgun sequence genome has a segment encoding these proteins:
- the LOC114643714 gene encoding zinc finger and SCAN domain-containing protein 2-like, with translation MESRKSLIKEEDCELESRHATQTAGHIKQEDCERGPVTVKENSFEWGNVAIKTEPPEQVCINFQMESNAILDTFREDASSESDATFSARLTVKQEMADGGCSEIREGSAQLFSVQVKSEMLKSDGIITEDTYSIRDKREQPVFASSHENSSGSLSSQTLASHRLGNINKEKCASEMRNLASWQHNKICSSIDSIEKLKSTLMGFQNRSSLCGLMRTETGEKPYCCSECGKRFSQMSNLHTHKRIHTGEKPHCCSECGKQFSRSTSLKTHLRIHTGEKPHSCSECGKQFSQVSSLQTHRRIHTGEKPHCCLDCGKQFSCISNLQSHRRIHTGEKSHCCSECGRLFSEISNLQVHMRIHTGEKPHSCSECGKRFSKINNLKRHKIIHTGEKPYSCSDCNKHFSRRNNLQIHMKIHT, from the exons ATGGAGTCAAGAAAATCTCTAATCAAGGAAGAGGACTGTGAATTGGAGTCTCGTCATGCTACCCAAACGGCAGGCCACATCAAGCAGGAGGATTGTGAACGGGGTCCAGTTACCGTGAAGGAGAACAGTTTTGAGTGGGGAAACGTCGCCATTAAAACGGAGCCGCCTGAACAAGTATGTATCAACTTTCAGATGGAAAGTAATGCCATTTTAGACACTTTCAGAGAAGACGCATCATCAGAAAGTGATGCCACATTTAGCGCCAGGCTGACAGTCAAGCAAGAAATGGCTGATGGCGGGTGCAGTGAGATAAGAGAAGGCTCTGCTCAGCTGTTTTCTGTCCAAGTGAAGTCTGAAATGCTGAAATCTGATGGCATCATAACTGAAGATACCTACAGCATCAGAGACAAACGAGAACAACCAGTGTTTGCTA GCTCGCATGAAAACAGCAGCGGCTCCCTGTCATCACAGACTCTGGCCAGTCATCGTCTTggaaatattaataaagaaaagtGTGCATCAGAAATGAGAAATTTAGCCAGTTGGCAGCACAATAAAATATGTTCTAGTATTGATAGTATTGAAAAGCTGAAGAGCACATTGATGGGATTCCAAAACAGAAGCAGTCTTTGTGGCCTTATGAGAACTGagactggagagaagccatactgctgttctgagtgtggcaaacgattctcacaaaTGAGCAATCTTCATACACACaagagaattcatactggagaaaagcctCATTGCTGTTCGGAATGTGGTAAGCAATTCTCACGCTCAACTAGTCTTAAAACACATttgagaattcacactggagagaaaccacacagctgctctgaatgtgggaagCAATTCTCACAAGTAAGCAGTCTTCAAACTCACcggagaattcacactggagagaagccacatTGCTGTTTGGactgtggtaaacagttttcatgtATAAGTAATCTTCAGAGTCATAGAAGAATCCATACTGGTGAGAAATCGCATTGCTGTTCCGAATGTGGTCGACTGTTTTCTGAAATAAGCAACCTTCAGGTACATAtgagaatccacactggagagaagccacatagctgttcagaatgtggtaagcgattctcaaaaataaataatcttaaaagacataaaataattcatacaGGTGAGAAACCCTACTCCTGTTCAGACTGCAACAAACATTTCTCGCGCCGGAATAATCTTCAGATCCACATGAAAATTCATACTTGA
- the LOC114643706 gene encoding gastrula zinc finger protein XlCGF52.1-like produces MQNSEPLALDVCQENEKSSTFKSDCKDHGNVYVTGKPFICSECGKRFSQTRNLKTHLRIHTGEKPYCCAECGKRFSYSNNYQRHRKMHTGEKPYCCNECGKPFSKSSDLQIHTRVHTREKPYPCSECGRRFAHISNLKSHTTVHTGEKPFCCSDCSKQFSLLGELKKHKRIHTGVKPHCCAECGKRFLKASNLKVHSRVHTGEKTHCCSNCGKRFSNASDVQRHMKIHTGEKPYGCFECGKQFSTVSYVTRHIKIHTGEKPYSCSECGKQFSIKGNLRRHTKIHAGEKLHPAQNVANNSRIYTDIMDTQNPSQDGSRFVVLNVANSSSTEVVFSNTSDFTLNGTPHQSDIRMT; encoded by the coding sequence ATGCAAAATAGTGAACCCCTTGCTTTAGATGTCTGCcaagaaaatgagaaaagttCAACCTTTAAATCTGATTGTAAAGATCACGGAAATGTTTATGTAACAGGAAAGCCTTTcatctgttctgaatgtggtaagcgATTCTCGCAAACTCGAAATCTTAAGACCCACTTAAGAATTCACACCGgtgagaagccgtattgctgtgctgaatgtggtaaacgattttCTTACAGTAACAACTATCAGAGACATAGAAAAAtgcatactggagagaagccatattgttgtaatgaatgtggcaaaccaTTTTCAAAGTCCAGTGATCTTCAAATACACACAAGAGTTCATACTAGAGAAAAGCCATAtccctgttctgaatgtgggagaAGATTTGCACACATCAGTAATCTTAAGTCACATACAACAgttcacactggggagaagccattttgctgttcaGACTGCAGCAAACAATTTTCCCTGCTTGGTGAGCTAAAAAAGCACAAGAGGATACATACAGGTGTGAAACcacattgttgtgctgaatgtgggaaacgattCTTAAAGGCAAGCAATCTTAAAGTACACTCAagagttcacacaggagaaaaaacaCACTGCTGTTCTAACTGTGGTAAGCGATTCTCAAATGCAAGTGATGTTCAGAGACATATGAAAATTCATACTGGGGAAAAACCATATGgctgttttgaatgtggcaaacagttttcaactGTCAGTTATGTTACAAGGCACATAAAGatacacactggagagaagccatatagctgttctgaatgtggtaaacaattctcgATAAAAGGAAATCTTCGAAGGCACACAAAAATTCATGCCGGAGAGAAGCTTCATCCTGCTCAGAATGTGGCTAACAATTCTCGGATATACACAGACATCATGGACACACAAAATCCCTCTCAGGATGGAAGTCgttttgttgttctgaatgtggcaaacagttcttcTACAGAAGTAGTCTTCAGCAACACATCAGATTTCACTCTCAATGGAACCCCACATCAGAGTGACATCAGGATGACTTGA